One window from the genome of Cucumis melo cultivar AY chromosome 12, USDA_Cmelo_AY_1.0, whole genome shotgun sequence encodes:
- the LOC103483617 gene encoding uncharacterized protein LOC103483617 isoform X2, with product MSTTSLLIPLSLSLILASLPLFSSTTNIHSDACRSFCGNITVDYPFALQYGCGHPGYRDLLYCMNDVLMFHIRSGSYRVLDIDYAYEALTLHDPHMSTCSNIVLGGRGNGFDIEEWRLPYLNPTADNAFLLIGCSAQSPLFQGFPNKHLVCRNISGIGCEEYYDCPAWDLLGHRKPSRVYGSGPPECCAVPFESIKAINLTKLQCEGYSSAYSLAPLRINGPDEWAYGIRVKYSVQANEDFCRACQATGGTCGYGTDSVRQLCMCGSSNSTSTCDFVMSSKPRRMTSWTIIKATIAGSLMLML from the exons ATGTCAACAACATCTCTCCTAATtcctctctccctctctctcatCCTCGCATCTCTTCCACTATTCAGTTCCACCACCAACATCCACTCCGACGCTTGCCGCTCCTTCTGTGGCAACATCACCGTCGATTATCCCTTCGCTCTCCAATACGGTTGCGGCCATCCCGGCTACCGCGATCTTCTCTACTGCATGAACGACGTTCTAATGTTCCACATCCGATCCGGATCTTACAGAGTGTTAGACATCGATTACGCTTACGAAGCCCTAACTCTCCACGACCCTCACATGTCGACCTGCTCTAACATCGTCCTCGGCGGTCGAGGAAACGGCTTCGACATCGAGGAATGGCGGTTGCCGTACCTGAATCCGACTGCCGATAACGCGTTTCTCCTCATCGGTTGCTCCGCCCAGTCACCGCTCTTCCAAGGGTTCCCAAACAAGCATCTGGTCTGCAGAAACATATCGGGGATTGGTTGTGAGGAGTATTACGATTGTCCGGCTTGGGATTTATTAGGCCACAGAAAACCGAGCCGGGTTTACGGGTCCGGTCCACCAGAGTGTTGTGCGGTTCCTTTTGAGTCCATTAAGGCTATAAACCTTACGAAACTTCAGTGTGAAGGGTACAGTAGTGCGTATAGTCTGGCTCCGTTGAGGATTAATGGGCCTGATGAATGGGCCTACGGGATTCGTGTGAAATATTCGGTCCAAGCAAATGAAGACTTCTGTCGAGCGTGTCAAGCTACTGGTGGCACGTGCGGGTATGGTACGGATAGTGTTAGACAGCTATGTATGTGTGGGAGCTCCAATTCTACCTCCACTTGTGATTTTG TTATGAGCTCGAAACCAAGAAGGATGACATCATGGACAATAATCAAGGCCACCATAGCAG GAAGCTTGATGCTGATGTTGTAG
- the LOC103483617 gene encoding uncharacterized protein LOC103483617 isoform X1 yields MSTTSLLIPLSLSLILASLPLFSSTTNIHSDACRSFCGNITVDYPFALQYGCGHPGYRDLLYCMNDVLMFHIRSGSYRVLDIDYAYEALTLHDPHMSTCSNIVLGGRGNGFDIEEWRLPYLNPTADNAFLLIGCSAQSPLFQGFPNKHLVCRNISGIGCEEYYDCPAWDLLGHRKPSRVYGSGPPECCAVPFESIKAINLTKLQCEGYSSAYSLAPLRINGPDEWAYGIRVKYSVQANEDFCRACQATGGTCGYGTDSVRQLCMCGSSNSTSTCDFVMSSKPRRMTSWTIIKATIAGKIYLLFYLSTISFQFCFLK; encoded by the exons ATGTCAACAACATCTCTCCTAATtcctctctccctctctctcatCCTCGCATCTCTTCCACTATTCAGTTCCACCACCAACATCCACTCCGACGCTTGCCGCTCCTTCTGTGGCAACATCACCGTCGATTATCCCTTCGCTCTCCAATACGGTTGCGGCCATCCCGGCTACCGCGATCTTCTCTACTGCATGAACGACGTTCTAATGTTCCACATCCGATCCGGATCTTACAGAGTGTTAGACATCGATTACGCTTACGAAGCCCTAACTCTCCACGACCCTCACATGTCGACCTGCTCTAACATCGTCCTCGGCGGTCGAGGAAACGGCTTCGACATCGAGGAATGGCGGTTGCCGTACCTGAATCCGACTGCCGATAACGCGTTTCTCCTCATCGGTTGCTCCGCCCAGTCACCGCTCTTCCAAGGGTTCCCAAACAAGCATCTGGTCTGCAGAAACATATCGGGGATTGGTTGTGAGGAGTATTACGATTGTCCGGCTTGGGATTTATTAGGCCACAGAAAACCGAGCCGGGTTTACGGGTCCGGTCCACCAGAGTGTTGTGCGGTTCCTTTTGAGTCCATTAAGGCTATAAACCTTACGAAACTTCAGTGTGAAGGGTACAGTAGTGCGTATAGTCTGGCTCCGTTGAGGATTAATGGGCCTGATGAATGGGCCTACGGGATTCGTGTGAAATATTCGGTCCAAGCAAATGAAGACTTCTGTCGAGCGTGTCAAGCTACTGGTGGCACGTGCGGGTATGGTACGGATAGTGTTAGACAGCTATGTATGTGTGGGAGCTCCAATTCTACCTCCACTTGTGATTTTG TTATGAGCTCGAAACCAAGAAGGATGACATCATGGACAATAATCAAGGCCACCATAGCAGgtaaaatatatcttcttttttatttatcaacTATAAGCtttcaattttgtttcttaaaatAA